The region AAATATTAGTTGTTGTTCGTTGCGTTCCCATTTGCAATAATACAGCTGACACAAATTATTTTTTTGTCCTCCATGTAATTTTGAAAAACTTGTAAAATCAGTTGTTTTCATTAAGATATCACAAGCTTTATTCATTAATTCCATATCTAAAAATAATGTAAAATCCCACACAAATTTTGTATTAAAAGGATTTTTAACTGTTTGGATATAATACTTATATGTTCGCTCTATAGCCGAAAAACGTGCATGTGCATAAGATTGTACTTTATATAAGCCTATAACCGCTATATTCGAGGGCAAAAAACGATTTAGTTTAAAAACCGTTTGCTTTAAATCAAGCTGAATATTAACATCGAAATGAGCAAAAAACTGTCGTGCATGTACACCCGCATCGGTTCGCCCACAACCTACCAATTCTATATTTTCCCTCAATTGAAGCGAAAGTTTCAATTCTAATACCGCCTGTACACTTATACCATTGTTTTGCTTTTGCCAACCATGGTAGTTAGAGCCATCAAATGATATTTCTATAAAATATCGCATTTTTTCACAAACCTAATCTATTTATTAGAAATCTGCAAAAAATAATTTAAATAATCAATTTACTTTTAATATATTTTTTTCAAATTTATAGCAAATGATAAATATATCGTTAATCACCCTTATATTTTCGATAAAATTATTAACAATAAAACTTGTAGTATCTTAAAAAATGTATAAACCATAATAAGTTAACGTCTTTTAACAAAAATATAAAGTTTTTTTCAAAACATCGTTTTACTTTTGTTTCAAATTTAAAATACCCTCAATTATGAATGTAGGAATTGATATTAAAGAACTTAATGAGAAAATTCAACGCGAAAGTGAATTTGTTAACCTTATTCAAATGGAAGTCAACAAAGTTATTGTTGGACAAAAACACTTGGTTGACAGTTTACTCATATCATTATTATCTAACGGTCACATTCTTCTTGAAGGTGTACCTGGATTAGCTAAAACACTTGCTATAAATACATTAGCACAAGCCATACAAGCAAAATTTTCACGCATCCAATTTACTCCCGATTTATTACCTGCCGACCTTATCGGAACTCTCATTTACAGTCAAAAAAACGAAAACTTTACCGTTAAAAAAGGACCTATTTTCTCGAATTTTATTTTAGCCGACGAAATAAACCGTTCTCCAGCAAAAGTACAAAGTGCACTACTCGAAGCCATGCAAGAGCGCCAAGTAACTATTGGCGAACAAACCTATAAACTCGACGAACCCTTTATGGTATTGGCAACCCAAAACCCTATCGAACAAGAGGGCACCTACCCGCTTCCCGAAGCACAACTCGACCGTTTCATGCTAAAAGTAATCATTAGCTACCCCACCAAAGACGAAGAACAACGCATTATTCGCATGAACGTTGCCAAAGAATTCCCAAAAGCCAATGCTGTTATTAACCCCGAAAATATTATCAAAGCTCGCGAAGTCGTAAAAGAAGTATATTTAGATGAAAAAATTGAACGATATATTCTCGATATTGTATTTGCTACCCGATTCCCGCAAGATTATAAACTCGAAAAATTCAAAGATATGATCTCTTACGGTGCTTCACCTCGTGCAAGTATCTTTTTAACCATGGCAGCTAAAGCCAATGCCTTTATTAAACGACGTGGATATGTTATACCCGAAGATGTTAGAGCTGTTTGCCACGATGTAATGCGACATCGCATAGGACTTACATATGAAGCCGAAGCCGAAAACATTACCACCGAAGATATTATTAACGAAATATTAAATACCATTGAAGTCCCTTAAACCACATTAAAATGATAACATTTATAATTATATTAACCACTTGCCTTTTAAATGTTCAAATAGCTTTCGAACAAATGTTAGGCAAAACCAAAAAAGAAATTCAAGCTATGATGAATAATCACAGCGAATACAGCATGAACAATTTTGGAATTAGCACTAACGATAATACTTTGCGATATTATAATGCAAAAAAAGACAATACCCTTATTTTTTACTTCGACAAAGCTCAAAAATGTAAACACATTAAATTCATGGACGATATTGATAACTTAACCAGTAAATCACAAGAACTCAATCAAAAATACAATAAAACAGGCAAAAAATGGACTTGTAAAACAAATAATGCAAATGTTATCATCGAAATAGAACAAGAAGAATACAATTATTCGCTTAATTATCATTATTAAAAAATAATGAATGTGGAAGCCAAGGAATTATTAAAAAAGGTTAGACGAATAGAAATAAAAACACGACTATTGTCGAACCAGATATTCGCAGGCGAATACCATAGTGCCTTCAAAGGCAAAGGTATGACCTTTAGTGAAGTTCGCGAATATCAATACGGCGACGATATTCGTAATATTGACTGGAATGTAACAGCTCGCTTCAATCACCCATACGTTAAAGTCTTTGAAGAAGAACGCGAACTAACAGTAATGCTCATACTCGATATGAGTGGCTCAGCAAATTTTGGAACTCAAAAACAACTAAAAAAAGAACTTACTGCCGAATTAGCGGCTGTTTTAGCCTTCTCAGCTAGCTTTAACAACGACAAAATTGGAGCAATTCTTTTCACCGATAAAGTCGAAAAATTTATTCCACCTAAAAAAGGCAGAAAACATATTTTACGCATTATTTCTGAAATATTAACTTTTGAGCCTACATCGCATCAAACAAATATATCAAATGCACTAGAATATTTTACAAATGTTATAAAAAAGAAATCTACCTCCTTTATTATTTCCGACTTTTTCGACCAAACTTTCGAATCAGCCTTAAAAATTGCTTCTAAAAAACATGATATTGTTGCAATAAAGGTTTCTGATTATAGAGAGAAAGAATTTCCTGCTATGGGGCTTATGTATGTTAAAGACCCCGAAACCAACAAGATAAAACTCATCGATACTTCTGATAAAGCTACTCGTATGGCATATTCAGCTTGGTTTGACGAACACCTTAATCAATTAAAACAAACTTTTTCGCGTTATAAAGTCGACTCTTTAGTACTCCATACAGGAAGCGATTATGTAAAACCTTTGATGCAAATGTTTAAAATGCGAACAAAGTAATATGAGAGCGATAATTATATTTTGTGGGCTTATTTTATGGGTTACTTTGACGCAAGCGCAAGTAATTCAGACACAAGCAACCATCAACAAAAACGAATGTCTTATTGGCGATCAACTAAAACTTGAATTAACACTCTCTAAACCTAAAGATAAACCCATAAGTTTTCCCATTTTTACGGATACACTTTCAAAATCAATCGAAATTGTAAATGCCTCTGGTATTGACACCATTTTTAAAGAAAATAACCAAATAAAACTCAAACAAACCCTTACCATAACTTCATTCGATACTGGAGCTATCGTAATTCCTCCCCTCGCTTTTATTGCACCCCACGACACCACAGCCGATACCATTTATACCAACGAACTTTTACTTACTGTTCATGCATTGCCTGTAGATACCAATAAGAAAACTATTTTCGACATTAAGCCACCCTTAACCGAACCCTTTAGCTGGAAAGAAATACTCGACTATATTTTATGGGGACTCTTAATTTTACTTATATTAGCGATTGCTGTATATATTTATTTACGGATACGCAAAAATAAACCCATTATACCAATACCCGAAAAACCCAAAGACCCACCCTATGTTGTGGCATTAAACGATTTAAATAAATTAAAAGAAAAAAAATTATGGCAAAAACAATTATATAAGCAATATTATTCAGAATTAACTGACATTTTACGTATTTATCTCGAACAACAATTTAATATTCCTGCCCTCGAAAGTGTAAGTTCAGAACTTATCAACTATTTAAAACAACATCCTTTCGACGACGAACTAGTACGTACTATGAATGCACTCTTTACTACTGCCGACTTTGTTAAATTTGCTAAAGCCGAACCCCTACCCGACGAAAACGATTGGCATTTAAAAAATGCGTATTTGTTTGTCGAAAAAACAAAACCAACCGATTTAGAAACAAAAGAAGAAATAAAAACCGACGAACAGAAAGGAGGTAGCAATGACTAACATTACCTTTGCTCATCCCTACTGGTTTATTCTAATCATCATTCCTATTTTGATGATATTCTGGTATATATTCAAAAGAAACACCGTAGCCCCATCACTCATATTAAGCACAGCACCTATTTTGTTTAAACAAAAAAATAATTATAAAATTGTTTTGAAACATCTATTATTTGGTTTACAAATTATCGCTTTAATTTTAATCATTATAGCCTTAGCAAGGCCTCAATCATCGAACAATTTACAAGATATCGAAACCGAAGGAATTGACATTGTACTTTCGCTCGACGTTTCGGGTAGTATGTTAGCACGCGACTTTAAACCCGACCGGTTAGAAGCGAGTAAAGATATAGCTGCCGAATTTATAAACAACCGTCCTAACGACCGCATTGGGCTTGTTATTTTTAGTGCCACTAGCTTTACTCAATGTCCCTTAACAACCGACCACGCAGCACTTATAAATTTATTTAAAGGCGTTAAATATGGCTTTCTCGAAGACGGAACCGCTATTGGCGACGGTTTATCGACAGCCATACTCCGCATTAAAGATAGTAATGCTAAAAGCAAAGTTATTATTTTACTTACCGATGGTGTAAATAATTCTGGTTCTATTGATCCCATTACAGCAGCAGAAATTGCAAAAACATATGATATTCGCGTTTATACAATTGGCGTAGGAACTCTTGGGCAAGCCCCCTACCCTGTTCAAACACCTTTTGGAACACAACTTCAAATGATGAAAGTTGAAATTGATGAACCTGTATTAAAACAAATTGCTCAAATTACCGGAGGCAAATATTTTCGTGCCACTAGCAACGATAAACTACGTCAAATCTACAACGAAATAGATAAAATGGAAAAAACTAAAATACTTGTTCACGAATATAAAAAGAAAAAAGAAGAATTTTATCCCTTTACGCTTATTGCATCGATTATTTTTATTTCAATTTCAATTTTTAATGTTTCACTTCTAAAAAAATTACCGTAATATGTTTAGGTTTGGACATCCTTGGTTGATTTGGGTTATGGTAGTTGTAATACCCATTCTTATAATTTTATATCTATGGTATCATTTTCGCCAACAAAAAAAATGGAAATCTTTTGCCGACGAACAAAATCTAAATGCAATTTTACCCGATTTAGCCCTCTCACGAAAACATATTAAGTTTATTGCACTTTTATTGGGCTTAGCATTTCTTCTTTTTGCTGCTGCCGATCCACAAATTGGAAGTAAAATAAGTAAGGTTAAGAAAAAAGGAGTTGAAGTTATAATTGCACTCGATGTTTCGAATTCTATGCTAGCCGAAGACGTTTACCCCAATCGATTAGAGGCAGCTAAAATGGCATTAGAAAAACTCATCGACCGCCTCGACGAAAATAGAATAGGACTTATTGTATTTGCTGGCGATGCATTTGTACAATTACCTATAACCAGCGACTATGTTTCGGCCAAAATGTTTCTTTCGTCTATTAGTCCCGCTTTAGTCCCAGTTCAAGGCACCAACATTGCTGCTGCTATAGAATTGGCTACTAAATCATTCTCATCAAAAGAAAAAGAAAAAAACAAAGTTCTGATCATTATATCTGATGGCGAAGACCACGAACAAGGTGCTATTGACATAGCCTCAGAAGCATCAAAACAAGGCATCATTATTCATACAATTGGCATGGGAAAACCCGAAGGTGCCCCTATTCCCATTATCAATAAATTTGGCAAAAAAGACTATAAAATCGATAAAGATGGCAATGTAATCATTACAAAAACTAACGATGCACTCATGCAACAAATTGCATCGTCTGCCAATGGAGTTTACGTTAGAGCACAAAATTCATCAACCATTTTAAACGAAATTATTAGCCGTATTGAAAAATTATCGTCAAAAGAAAGCGAAGCTGAACATTATTCAGAGTTCGATCATCAATATCAATACCCACTTATTATGGCTTTTTTATTATTTATTTTCGAATTTTTCTTTATAGAACGAAAAACACAAAATTCATTATTACAATGGCTAAAAAAACTTAATCCCAAAACATTAACTATCATTTTATTACTAATTTCATTTAGTTTATCTGCTCAAAACTATAAAAAAGAATTGCGTCAAGGGACGAATTTATATCTAAAAAATAAATACAAAGAATCAGAAGTCGCTTTCAGAAAAGCATATAAACTCAACCCCAACGAATTTAAAACACCTTTTAATTTAGGCGACGCACTTTATAAACAAGAAAAATTCGAAGAAGCTGAAAAACTATATCAAGAAGCACAAAATAAAACAAAAAACTCAACCGACCAAGCCAAAGCTTTTCACAATTTAGGAAACACTTATTTGATGCAAAAAAAATTAGACGAAAGTATTGAAGCATATAAAAATGCACTGCGTAAAAATCCTAACGACACACAAACCAAATATAACCTATCGTATGCACTACACTTAAAAAAACAACAAGAACAACAAAATAAAAATCAAAATAATAAAAACCAGCAACAACAGCAACAAAATCAACAACAACAGCAAAATCAACAACAAAACAAAGACAAGCAAAATCAACAGCAACAACCACAGAATCAAAAAATATCTAAAGAAGATGCAGAGCGTATGCTTCAAGCACTTCAAAACGATGAACAAAATAGGCAAGATAAAAAAAGACAAGAGCAAATTATAATGGGAAAACGTAAAATAGAAAAAGATTGGTAATATGAAACAAATAATAACCTTATTCTTATTTCTTTTAACGAACTTTCTTGCAACTTCGCAAGAAGTTCGTATAACAGCTCAAGCTCCGACAACGGTAGCCACAGGCGCAACATTTCGATATACCGTCAATGTGAATGCCCGACCCTCAAATTTTAAAGGTCCCAATTTTGGAGAATTTAATGTAATTATGGGACCAAGTACCTCATCAAGTTCAAGTATTAGTATAGTTAACGGACAAGTGAGCCAAGACATTTCATATTCCTATTCTTATGTTCTTAGTGCCGATAAAGAAGGCAAATATACCATTTCACCCGCTGAAGCAATAGTGAACGGAAAAACTTATAAATCTAATGCTATAACAATTGAAGTGGTTAAAGGCAACACCAATGTTGCTAATCAAAACAATCGGTCAAATTATAACTATGATAACGACAACTATTCACAACCCGCAAACGTTAGCAACGAAGATGTTTTTATACGTGTTAATGTCAACAAAACAAACGTATATCAAGGAGAACAATTAGTAGCATCGGTATATATATACACAAGACTAAATATTGTTGGCTTTGAAGATATAAAATTTCCTAACATGAATGGTTTTTGGAGCGAAGACCTCGAAAACCCCAATCAAATAAATTTAAAGCAAGAATATATCAATGGTCAATTATATGGAGTTGGCTTATTGAAAAGAGTTATACTAAGCCCAACACGTTCAGGAAAATTGACTATCGACCCTGTACAAGCAACCATTATGGTTCAACAAAAAGTACAAAGTCGTCGTAGAAGCATTTTTGATGATTTTTTTGGAACCTATCAAAATGTATCTAAAAAATTGGTGAGCCCAACCATCACCATCTATGTTAAACCACTTCCCGAAAACAAACCTCAACCTTTTAGTGGAGGTGTTGGATCGTTTAATTTAGAATCGCACGTTGACAATACTTCTGTAAAAATGAACGAAGCATTTACCTATAGTCTAAAACTTTCAGGTACTGGCAATATAAAACTTATCGATATTCCTAAACCTAATTTTCCAAGCGATTTCGAAGTATACGACCCTAAAACAACAAATAATTATAGTATAAAAGATGGTCAATCGTCTGGCTCTAAAACAGTATCTTATATAATTATACCACGACATCATGGTAATTACACTATACCTGCATTCGATTTTCATTATTTCGACCTAAAAACCCGTAGTTATAAAACCATACACATCAACGAAGTTACTATTTCTGTTTCAAAAGACTCATCGTACAACGCAACTGCTGTTGTAAGCGAATTTGCTAAGAAAGATGTTAGCGTATTAGGAAGCGATATACGTTACATTAAAAACAAAGTAGAACCACTAAAACCTATTCATCAATATATTTGGGCTTCAACACTATTTAAAATGGTGTACCCTTTTAGCTTTTTATTACTTATTGTACTATTGTTTTTACGCCGTGAACAGATAAAACAAAGAGCCAATATTATGGCTATGCGCAACAAAAAAGCCAATCGTGTTGCAACCAAACGACTCAAACAAGCTCAAAAATGTATTAAAACGAACAACCAAAATCAATTTTACGAAGAAATTACCAAGGCTTTATGGGGTTATCTTAGCGATAAACTTATGATTCCTATAGCTGAATTTACACGCGAAAGTGCTATCGAAAAACTTAAAGAAAAAAATATCGAAAACGAAATCATTGATGAGCTTAATCAAATATTAGATAACTGCGAATATGCACGTTATGCACCCTCGGCCATTAACCAAAGTATTACAGAAATCTATAATAAAGCAGCTAAAACAATCAAAACATTGGAATCGTTAATTTAAATTTCTGGGCTATGAAAAAAATTGGGTTATTCATCCTGTTATTCAACATTATATACATTAGTTTTGCTAACAATCATTCGTTTAAACCAATGCTAGATAGTGCTTTTAAAGCATACCAAAAAGGAAATTATGAACAATGCATTCAATACTATCAAAAAATAGAGCAACAAGGTTACACCTCTGCTTATATGTATTACAATATGGGAAATGCTTTTTTTCGCTCAAACCAAATAGCTAAAGCCATTTTATACTATGAACGTGCATTACGACTTCATCCATCTGACCTTGATATTCAACATAATCTCCAATTTGCCAACACTTTTGTAACCGATAAAATTACTGAACTACCAAAACCTTTTTATACAAACTGGTTCAACTCATTAATCAACCTTTTTTCAGCTAATTTATGGGCATGGATTTCGTTAATCTCCTTTTTGCTGCTATTAGCATTCATTTATGTTAATTTTCTTACTTCAATAGATTGGTTATTAAAAGCAGTTAAAATTTCTATTGTTTTATTAATTATCATTTTTAGTATATCAACGATATCGGCTTATGCCACATACCATAAACAAGTATCGCAAAACGAAGCCATTGTAATGGCTGATGCCTTAGAAGTTAAAAGCTCTCCCGATGAAAAAGGAACCACTTTATTTGTTATTCACGAAGGAACCAAAATAACCATCACCGATGAGTTCGAAAATTGGGTAGAAATTCGCTTAGCCGATGGTAATACAGGTTGGATTAAACAAAGCGATATTGAAATAATTTAAATATTTATAACCACTTACGTTTTTTAAATAATGCAAGGGTAATACCCACTGAAATTAACATAAGTAAAATAGCAAAGGGATAGCCATACCTCCACTTTATTTCAGGCATATGATGAAAATTCATGCCATACATACTTGCGATGAGTGTGGGTGGCATAAATATAACAGTAGCTACCGTAAAAATTTTAATAATTTTATTCTGTTCAACATTAATAAGACCTAAAACCGTATTTTGTAAATAATCGAGTCGTTGAAAACTAAATGCAGTATAATCTAACAACGAACCAATATCTTTGAGCATAATACGCACTTTATTATGCATCTCAACGGGAAACGAGTCACTTTTTAAAATAGAAGATAAAACACGCTGTTTATCGACAATATTTTCTCGAATCAACATAGTATCTTCTTGGTATTTCGATATCTGTACAAGCAATTCTTCAGAAAGCTTGTTTTGCATTAAGGTAGACGATATCGAAGCTATTTCTTTTACAATCGACTCAATTAAATCGGCATCAAGATCGATGCGTATTTCGAGAATAGTAAGAAATGTATGAAAAGCATCGGATATACGTGTGTTAAATTCCATTCGCTTATACATTTCGGCAAAGGTTCGAAGCTCAGCGTTACGGTACGAAACCAATATATTATTTTTAATGATAAACGAAACCGGTTCTCGACGAAACTCACTATCGTATGGAATTAAAAAGTGAGAGTTATTAACAATAAGTTCATTGGTTTCAAAATAACGCGACGACACCTCAATTTCTTCAATCTCTTGACGTGTTTGAAGTGTTATATTGCAAAGTTCCTCAGTTTTTATTCGTTCATCGTATGAAGGTTGAATAAGGTCAATCCAAATAATGTTTTCTTTAGGAATTTGCATCAAACCATCGGTGCTCTGGTGCAATAAGATTCGGTCGTTTTCTTTGTAAAAAATATTTACCATTGGTAGTAATTTTAATTGCACCTTTGATTTGTGAGCGGGAAACGGGATTCGAACCCGCGACCCTTAGCTTGGGAAGCTAATGCTCTGCCAACTGAGCTATTCCCGCTTTTAAGAGCCTCTCACGGGACTTGAACCCGCGACCTGCGGTTTACGAAACCGCTGCTCTACCGACTGAGCTAAAGAGGCATTTCGGACTGCAAATTTAAGAAATTATTTTGTACGTCATTTATCTTTTTTGTAAAATTTATAATCATAGCTTAATGTAATTTTTGGCCAATTAAATGCAAAAATTCTGAACGTGTAGGTTCTTTTAAAAAAACACCAGAAAAATCGCTCGTAGTAGTTACACTGTTTTGCTTTTGAATACCACGCATCATCATACATAAGTGCTGTGCTTCAATAACAACCCCCACACCCAACGGATTTAAAGTTTGTTGAATACATTCCTTAATTTGAGTAGTGAGTCTTTCTTGAACTTGCAAACGACGAGCAAAGGCATCGACTACTCGAGCTATTTTACTTAACCCGGTTATATAGCCATTTGGAATATAAGCTACATGAGCCTTACCAAAAAATGGTATCATATGATGTTCGCACATAGAATATATTTCTATGTTTTTAACAATGACCATTTGACGATAATCTTCTTTAAACTTAGCCGAATTTAAAATTTCTTCCGGTTTTAAATGATAACCATGCGTTAAAAACTGAATAGCTTTTGCCACTCGCTCAGGAGTTTTTTCTAAACCCTCGCGGTTTGGATTTTCGCCCACTAAACCTAATATCCAACGATAATGCTCAGACAAAGCATAAGTTACCGATTCATTATACAATTCAATTTTAGCAAAACCTTCTTGTTCTGTTGGATCAAAATCATCTATTTTCATGTGTAAATATTTTTTATTTTAAAATTATCTCGTCTATATGACGGTTGGCTATTTCATATTTTTTTTAAGAAACAAAGTAAAGCAATTATTTATAAAATTAAAAGAAGATTTTTAAGTAATGACTAAATCTAAAAATAACGATATATAAAACAAAATTTCTTTAAAAAAGTATTATTCCAATTTTTTAATTTTCAAATGATCAAATATAAAATGGCACCTCCATCCTACTTAGTTATTAACATAAACAAAATTTTGTTGAAAAACTAAGCATTTTTTTAGCTATAAAATGCCAAATTCAACTTATTTTTGCAAGTTTAAAACTAATCACTAGCAAACAATGTCAAAAGTAATAGCATTAGCAAATCAGAAAGGCGGAGTAGGAAAAACAACCACAGCCATAAACTTAGCTGCAAGTTTAGCTATTTTAGAATACAAAGTGTTAATAGTAGATGCCGACCCGCAAGCCAATGCCACATCGGGTTTAGGATTCGATTTAAAAAATATTAAAACAAGCATCTATGAATGCCTAATTGAAGAAGTTCATCCCAAAAATATTGTACTCGAAACCGAAATACCGGGCTTGCATCTTATTCCATCACACATCGACTTAGTAGGTGCCGAAATAGAAATGCTCAACCAACCCAATCGCGAGAAAATGATGAAAGCTACCATCGATAAAATTAAAGACGACTACGATATTGTTCTTATCGATTGTAGCCCATCGCTAGGTTTAATTACTGTAAATGCTCTTACTGCTGCTAACTCGGTTATTATTCCTGTACAATGCGAATATTTTGCTTTAGAAGGTATTGGCAAACTGTTGAACACCATTAAAATAATCCAAAGTCGCCTTAATCCTTCATTACAAATCGAAGGCTTTTTACTCACGATGTATGATTCACGTCTAAATTTATCGAACCAGGTTGTACAAGAAGTAAAAAAACATTTTCAAAACATGGTATTTACCAGCATAATACCTCGAAATGTAAAACTTGGCGAAGCTCCCAGCTTTGGTAAACCTGTTATTCTATACGATGCCAATAGTAGCGGAGCCGTTAGCTATTTAAACTTAGCTCGCGAAGTATTACAAAAAAATAATTTAACCCGAGTAGCCAACGAAGATAAAATAATTGATAACGTATGAATGCCAAAAAAAATGCTTTAGGTCGTGGCTTAGGAGCTCTTATCTCCGATGCCGAAACTAAACCTGCAGCCGTATCAGAAATACCTATTGAGTACATAGAACCCAATCCTTTTCAGCCAAGAACTGAATTCAACGAAGATGCATTACAAGAACTTTGCGAATCGATAAAACAACTTGGTGTAATACAGCCCATTACTGTTCGCAAAATAAACGAAAACAAGTATCAGCTTATATCGGGCGAACGCCGATACAGAGCTTCTAAAATGGCAGGCTTAGACACCATTCCTGCTTATGTTCGCGAAGCCAACGACCAAGAAATGCTCGAAATGGCCTTGGTTGAAAATATACACCGCCAAGATCTCGACCCTATCGAAATAGCCATTAGCTATCAACGACTCATTGACGAATGCCAGCTCACACAAGAGCAACTAAGCGAACGCGTTGGCAAAAATCGCTCTACAGTAGCAAATTTTTTGCGATTGCTCAAA is a window of Bacteroidales bacterium DNA encoding:
- the corA gene encoding magnesium/cobalt transporter CorA, which codes for MVNIFYKENDRILLHQSTDGLMQIPKENIIWIDLIQPSYDERIKTEELCNITLQTRQEIEEIEVSSRYFETNELIVNNSHFLIPYDSEFRREPVSFIIKNNILVSYRNAELRTFAEMYKRMEFNTRISDAFHTFLTILEIRIDLDADLIESIVKEIASISSTLMQNKLSEELLVQISKYQEDTMLIRENIVDKQRVLSSILKSDSFPVEMHNKVRIMLKDIGSLLDYTAFSFQRLDYLQNTVLGLINVEQNKIIKIFTVATVIFMPPTLIASMYGMNFHHMPEIKWRYGYPFAILLMLISVGITLALFKKRKWL
- a CDS encoding ParB/RepB/Spo0J family partition protein: MNAKKNALGRGLGALISDAETKPAAVSEIPIEYIEPNPFQPRTEFNEDALQELCESIKQLGVIQPITVRKINENKYQLISGERRYRASKMAGLDTIPAYVREANDQEMLEMALVENIHRQDLDPIEIAISYQRLIDECQLTQEQLSERVGKNRSTVANFLRLLKLSPEIQAGLRQGKISVGHARALINIDDEETQKMIYHQILRYDFSVRKVEDIVRELNLSEKSSTKTIIHYKRTKELKNIRENIAQNLSCKVDLKKTSEGSGKIILHFENEVEFEHLINVLSQKK
- a CDS encoding ParA family protein — protein: MSKVIALANQKGGVGKTTTAINLAASLAILEYKVLIVDADPQANATSGLGFDLKNIKTSIYECLIEEVHPKNIVLETEIPGLHLIPSHIDLVGAEIEMLNQPNREKMMKATIDKIKDDYDIVLIDCSPSLGLITVNALTAANSVIIPVQCEYFALEGIGKLLNTIKIIQSRLNPSLQIEGFLLTMYDSRLNLSNQVVQEVKKHFQNMVFTSIIPRNVKLGEAPSFGKPVILYDANSSGAVSYLNLAREVLQKNNLTRVANEDKIIDNV
- the folE gene encoding GTP cyclohydrolase I FolE, whose protein sequence is MKIDDFDPTEQEGFAKIELYNESVTYALSEHYRWILGLVGENPNREGLEKTPERVAKAIQFLTHGYHLKPEEILNSAKFKEDYRQMVIVKNIEIYSMCEHHMIPFFGKAHVAYIPNGYITGLSKIARVVDAFARRLQVQERLTTQIKECIQQTLNPLGVGVVIEAQHLCMMMRGIQKQNSVTTTSDFSGVFLKEPTRSEFLHLIGQKLH